A part of Hydrogenobacter sp. T-8 genomic DNA contains:
- a CDS encoding glycosyltransferase family 9 protein, with protein sequence MDKRALIVRLSSLGDVVLTSCLVDPLLELGYKPYLLTLEPFGEVFLEDPRLEVFQVKKQELFRKDTLQRLKGFDLYLDMHKNLKTLLLRIRLGGKWKSYNKQSLRRRLSVYFKSMRKPYSVVKAYLESIGYREGRPKILISEERLKAWKEKLGDYVCIAPGARYEKKRYPRFEGLIELLLREGYKVVLVGDKKDKELTKSWQGINLCGELSLLDVAGIIKGASLFIGNDSGLLHLARAVGAKAIQIYGGTHPTLGFALEPQEGVYLFKGLYCQPCDLHGKGSCRLGEYPYPCLDIAPEEVFAVAKRLLEGQG encoded by the coding sequence GTGGATAAGAGAGCTCTCATAGTAAGACTATCTTCCCTGGGTGATGTGGTGCTGACCTCTTGCCTTGTAGACCCTTTGCTTGAACTGGGATATAAGCCATATCTTTTGACCCTTGAACCCTTTGGTGAAGTCTTCTTAGAAGACCCAAGGCTTGAGGTTTTTCAAGTAAAAAAGCAAGAGCTCTTTAGAAAGGACACTCTTCAAAGGCTAAAGGGCTTTGATCTATACCTTGACATGCATAAAAATTTGAAAACATTACTCTTGAGGATAAGGCTTGGTGGAAAGTGGAAGAGCTACAACAAGCAATCCCTTAGGCGAAGGCTTTCTGTGTATTTTAAAAGTATGAGAAAACCCTACAGCGTGGTAAAAGCCTACCTTGAAAGCATAGGCTACAGGGAAGGAAGACCAAAGATACTAATCTCTGAGGAGAGGTTAAAGGCTTGGAAAGAAAAACTTGGAGACTATGTATGCATAGCTCCGGGTGCAAGGTATGAGAAAAAGCGTTATCCACGCTTTGAAGGGTTAATAGAGCTTCTCCTTAGGGAGGGCTACAAGGTGGTTCTTGTGGGAGACAAAAAGGACAAAGAGCTTACTAAAAGCTGGCAGGGTATTAATCTATGCGGGGAGCTTTCTCTCTTGGATGTGGCTGGCATAATAAAGGGTGCCTCTCTCTTTATAGGCAACGACTCGGGACTGCTACACTTGGCAAGGGCGGTAGGGGCAAAGGCTATTCAGATATATGGCGGAACACATCCCACCTTAGGCTTTGCTCTTGAACCTCAAGAAGGAGTATACCTTTTCAAAGGTCTATATTGTCAGCCTTGCGACCTTCATGGAAAGGGAAGCTGTAGATTGGGAGAATACCCATACCCGTGCCTCGATATAGCACCAGAGGAGGTTTTTGCGGTAGCCAAAAGACTTTTAGAAGGGCAGGGCTAA
- the radA gene encoding DNA repair protein RadA has protein sequence MKKEKTYFVCQECGYSSPKWLGRCPSCGAWNSMVEEKEIRYLSGKVEARATPKPLHLWEEQRAIRLSTGFESLDYALGGGIVKGQVLLLAGEPGIGKSTLLLQVCERFSKLYGPVLYVSGEESPSQIALRAKRLRVGSESLLVFPETNLEEILQTLREEIPSLLVVDSVQTLYSSSLESSPGSVAQVRECTFRLSEVCKELNIPVFLVGQVNKEGVLAGPKVLEHIVDTVLYFEGERFNFYRVVKTVKNRFGESGNMAVFRMTGQGLEEVQEPSAFFLQERVGSPGSVVFPHTEGSKPVLLEVQALTIHALYTTPQRKTQGFDPNRLALILAVLEKEAKVFTRDRDVFVNIVGGVRVEEPAIDLAVALAVVSSVKDKPVGDVLIFGELGLSGEVRSVHFAQERLKEGLRFGFKRAIVPEGCKVELEDLEVFGVRHIREAIELII, from the coding sequence ATGAAAAAGGAAAAGACCTATTTTGTGTGTCAAGAATGCGGATACTCAAGCCCGAAGTGGCTGGGTAGATGTCCCTCCTGCGGTGCCTGGAACTCTATGGTGGAAGAGAAGGAAATAAGGTATCTCTCTGGAAAGGTAGAAGCAAGGGCTACGCCGAAACCTCTCCATCTTTGGGAAGAGCAAAGGGCTATAAGGCTCAGCACAGGTTTTGAAAGTCTTGACTATGCTCTTGGTGGCGGGATAGTTAAAGGACAAGTTTTGCTCCTTGCAGGCGAGCCGGGCATAGGCAAGTCTACCCTTTTACTCCAGGTATGCGAAAGATTTTCAAAGCTATATGGACCTGTTTTATATGTTTCTGGAGAAGAATCTCCATCGCAGATAGCCCTCAGAGCAAAAAGGCTAAGAGTGGGTTCAGAAAGCCTTTTAGTGTTTCCAGAAACTAACCTTGAGGAGATATTGCAGACCCTGAGGGAAGAAATACCTTCTCTCCTTGTGGTGGACTCGGTGCAAACCCTTTATAGCTCAAGCCTTGAGTCTTCGCCTGGCTCTGTCGCACAAGTAAGAGAATGCACCTTTAGGCTCTCCGAAGTTTGTAAGGAGCTAAACATTCCCGTTTTTTTGGTGGGTCAGGTCAACAAAGAAGGCGTGCTTGCGGGTCCAAAGGTGCTGGAGCATATTGTGGACACGGTTCTTTATTTTGAGGGGGAGAGGTTTAACTTCTACAGGGTGGTCAAGACGGTTAAAAACCGCTTTGGTGAGTCTGGGAACATGGCGGTCTTTAGGATGACAGGACAGGGGCTTGAGGAGGTTCAAGAGCCTTCCGCCTTTTTCCTGCAAGAGAGGGTTGGCTCTCCTGGGAGCGTGGTTTTTCCTCACACAGAAGGTAGCAAGCCAGTGCTTTTGGAGGTGCAAGCCCTAACCATACATGCACTATACACCACCCCTCAGAGAAAGACTCAAGGCTTTGACCCAAACCGCTTAGCTCTTATACTTGCAGTGCTTGAAAAGGAAGCAAAGGTCTTTACAAGAGACAGGGATGTGTTTGTAAACATAGTGGGTGGTGTAAGGGTGGAAGAGCCAGCCATAGACTTGGCGGTTGCCCTTGCAGTGGTAAGCTCCGTAAAGGATAAACCTGTTGGTGATGTGCTTATTTTTGGTGAGCTTGGTCTCTCTGGGGAGGTGAGGTCTGTCCACTTTGCACAGGAAAGGCTAAAGGAAGGTCTTCGCTTTGGCTTTAAGAGGGCTATAGTTCCAGAGGGTTGCAAGGTAGAATTAGAGGATTTAGAAGTCTTTGGCGTAAGACATATTAGAGAAGCCATTGAGCTTATAATCTAA
- the hisS gene encoding histidine--tRNA ligase: MPEFQSVRGFHDIYGEDLKRFRYISNLIREKLRLYNFEEMVLPAVEYAEVFQRSIGEATDIVQKEMFTFQDRKGRWLALRPEGTAGAVRAYVQNRLYALKPYVKLFYEGPMFRYERPQAGRYRQFHQLGAEVFGSLEPVVDAELIGLVYEILSELGVKVVIEINSIGCKVCRPAYRDALSAYLTGVEEHLCEVCLDRKDRNPLRVLDCKVPTCKSAVKDAPKMVDFLCEECREHYSKLKEYLNAMSIPYRENPNLVRGLDYYTKTVFEAVSEELDITVIAGGRYDYLVEEMGGPPTPAIGFAVGLERLSMLVKNLPPEDPLYLVIPFGDVLPYALQVAKALRAEGKRVEVSYKRGGLKKQLELANKIRADYAVIVGEEEMAGGFYTLKDLNSGIQTRVEFSPAF; this comes from the coding sequence ATGCCTGAGTTTCAAAGTGTAAGAGGCTTTCACGATATTTATGGAGAAGACCTAAAAAGGTTCAGGTATATTTCTAACCTCATAAGGGAAAAGCTAAGGCTCTATAACTTTGAGGAAATGGTGCTTCCTGCGGTGGAATATGCGGAGGTATTCCAAAGGAGCATAGGAGAGGCAACGGACATAGTCCAAAAGGAGATGTTTACCTTTCAGGATAGAAAGGGTAGATGGCTTGCTCTTAGACCTGAGGGCACTGCGGGTGCGGTCAGAGCATATGTTCAAAACAGGCTATATGCCTTAAAGCCTTATGTGAAACTTTTCTATGAGGGTCCCATGTTTCGCTACGAGCGTCCACAGGCTGGCAGATACAGACAGTTTCATCAACTGGGTGCGGAGGTCTTCGGAAGCCTTGAGCCTGTGGTGGATGCGGAGCTTATAGGTCTTGTCTATGAGATACTTTCTGAACTTGGCGTTAAGGTGGTTATAGAGATAAACTCCATAGGATGTAAGGTTTGCAGACCTGCCTATAGAGATGCTTTGAGTGCCTATCTTACGGGTGTGGAGGAACATCTCTGTGAGGTCTGCCTTGACAGAAAGGACAGAAACCCTCTTAGGGTCTTAGACTGCAAGGTGCCAACCTGTAAGTCTGCGGTCAAGGATGCTCCTAAAATGGTGGACTTTTTGTGCGAGGAGTGTAGAGAGCACTACTCAAAGCTAAAGGAATATTTAAATGCCATGTCTATACCCTACAGAGAAAATCCAAACCTTGTGAGAGGACTTGACTACTACACAAAGACGGTTTTTGAGGCGGTCTCTGAGGAGCTTGATATTACCGTGATAGCAGGTGGTAGGTATGACTACCTTGTGGAGGAGATGGGTGGACCTCCCACCCCAGCCATAGGCTTTGCAGTGGGTTTAGAGAGGCTTTCCATGCTTGTGAAAAACCTTCCTCCAGAAGACCCACTATACTTGGTCATACCCTTTGGTGATGTTCTACCCTATGCCTTGCAGGTAGCAAAGGCTCTCAGGGCAGAGGGTAAAAGGGTTGAGGTCTCTTACAAAAGAGGCGGTCTCAAAAAACAGCTTGAGCTTGCCAACAAGATAAGGGCGGACTACGCAGTTATAGTGGGAGAAGAGGAGATGGCTGGTGGCTTTTATACCCTCAAGGACCTTAATTCTGGAATTCAAACAAGGGTAGAGTTTAGCCCTGCCTTTTAA
- a CDS encoding sensor histidine kinase encodes MRLEKFLLYLSLFTLLVAGFGLINLVVFLEIKRLIEENSYRLAYQHFLTHLQNPHHIGDKDFVINPPAVEGYRIYVFEAPENPLKSVRVGIREEFLRERKDSIMKRLLVAEFFLIFMLVFLYQRIIEEYFSRLKGKEEWIKSLMLSLTHRLGNFIATQKVLLAMLKKSYPQDEKIKRLEKSLHKVQRELSLFINPVKEGRENKRENIQLEDLIRETLSFFEEELKAKRLILRTERLFVYMNKEDLEDVLYNLIGNAIRHSRELIHIKVCAKKGLLVIRNDLGGEVKHGMGLGVELTRMVLRRYNFGLQISLKRHYTAFVLFKRQG; translated from the coding sequence TTGAGGCTTGAGAAATTCCTGCTTTATCTTTCTCTCTTTACGCTTTTGGTGGCTGGTTTTGGACTTATAAACCTTGTAGTGTTTCTTGAAATTAAAAGGCTCATTGAGGAGAACTCCTACAGGCTTGCCTATCAGCACTTTTTAACCCATCTCCAAAACCCACACCATATAGGAGACAAAGACTTTGTTATAAACCCACCTGCAGTTGAAGGATACAGGATATATGTCTTTGAAGCTCCGGAAAACCCATTAAAGAGCGTAAGGGTAGGTATAAGGGAAGAGTTTCTTAGGGAAAGGAAGGACAGCATAATGAAAAGACTTCTGGTGGCGGAATTTTTCCTAATTTTTATGCTCGTTTTTCTCTATCAGAGGATTATTGAAGAGTATTTTTCAAGGCTAAAGGGAAAGGAGGAATGGATAAAGTCCCTTATGCTATCTCTTACCCATAGACTTGGAAACTTTATAGCCACACAAAAAGTCCTTTTGGCTATGTTAAAAAAATCCTATCCTCAAGATGAAAAGATAAAGAGGTTGGAAAAAAGTCTCCACAAGGTTCAAAGGGAGTTAAGCCTGTTTATAAACCCAGTTAAGGAAGGGAGAGAAAACAAGAGAGAGAATATCCAGTTGGAAGACTTGATAAGAGAAACCCTTAGCTTTTTTGAAGAGGAGCTAAAGGCTAAAAGGCTCATATTGAGAACCGAAAGGCTATTTGTATACATGAACAAGGAGGACCTTGAGGATGTGCTTTACAACCTTATAGGCAATGCCATAAGGCACTCAAGAGAACTTATCCACATAAAGGTCTGTGCGAAAAAAGGGCTTTTGGTGATAAGGAATGACCTTGGTGGTGAGGTAAAGCACGGTATGGGATTGGGTGTAGAACTTACACGCATGGTCTTAAGGAGATACAACTTTGGCTTACAGATAAGCCTAAAAAGGCACTATACCGCCTTTGTGCTTTTTAAAAGGCAGGGCTAA
- a CDS encoding DUF4149 domain-containing protein, giving the protein MKELVLFLHLVLASLWVGGMLFLVFVLAPFVRKLPIRDQAFQEVGKRFSLYGTLGSLSLLFLTGLLNIHYIVGFSSLLDLSNPYTKTLMHKLGVFILVVFVSLVHDLYFGPKSVNSSLHRNMARILGFLNLLLSLLIVYLAVKLRFGG; this is encoded by the coding sequence ATGAAAGAGCTTGTGCTTTTCCTCCACCTTGTCCTTGCCTCCCTATGGGTGGGAGGCATGCTATTTCTTGTTTTTGTTCTTGCCCCCTTTGTAAGAAAACTGCCAATTAGAGACCAAGCCTTTCAGGAAGTGGGGAAACGCTTTAGCCTCTATGGAACCCTTGGTTCACTCTCTTTACTTTTCTTGACAGGGCTTTTGAACATACACTACATAGTTGGTTTTTCAAGCCTCCTTGACCTCTCAAATCCTTATACTAAAACCCTTATGCATAAATTGGGTGTTTTTATATTAGTAGTCTTTGTTTCTCTGGTTCATGACCTTTACTTTGGACCGAAGTCTGTAAATTCATCCCTTCATAGAAATATGGCAAGGATTCTTGGATTTTTGAACTTGCTCCTTAGTCTTTTAATCGTCTATCTTGCGGTAAAACTTAGGTTTGGAGGTTAG
- a CDS encoding response regulator transcription factor — MKVLLVEDDRLLGESLKEYLESEGFLVDWIYDSREFFDLLEVSIYDAIVLDLMMPHISGEELLRELREKGDTTPVLILTAKGRIEDKEKCFSLGADDYLTKPFEPKELLLRLKALYRRTVRQERLRLKNVEVDLRAGRVWVEGREIRLSKKEWLLFKHLVENRDRFVSTEELLNYVWGDEPVGDEVVRAHIKNLRRLLPEGFIVSQKGRGYRVEA, encoded by the coding sequence GTGAAGGTGCTACTTGTGGAAGATGACAGGCTTTTGGGGGAGTCTCTTAAGGAGTATTTGGAGTCAGAAGGCTTTTTGGTGGACTGGATATACGATAGTAGGGAGTTTTTTGACCTTCTTGAGGTTTCTATATATGACGCCATTGTGCTTGACCTTATGATGCCTCATATAAGCGGTGAGGAACTTCTAAGAGAGCTAAGAGAAAAGGGAGACACCACCCCTGTGCTTATACTTACTGCAAAGGGCAGGATTGAGGACAAAGAAAAGTGCTTTTCTCTCGGTGCGGATGATTATCTTACAAAGCCCTTTGAACCAAAGGAGCTACTACTTAGGCTCAAAGCCTTATACAGAAGAACCGTCAGACAAGAAAGGCTAAGGCTAAAAAACGTGGAGGTTGACCTAAGGGCTGGTAGGGTATGGGTTGAAGGTAGGGAGATAAGGCTAAGTAAAAAGGAGTGGCTACTGTTTAAGCATCTGGTAGAAAACAGGGATAGGTTTGTCTCCACAGAGGAGCTACTCAACTATGTGTGGGGAGATGAGCCAGTGGGGGACGAGGTGGTGAGGGCTCACATAAAGAACCTCAGAAGGCTCTTGCCAGAGGGCTTTATAGTCTCTCAAAAGGGGAGGGGCTATAGAGTTGAGGCTTGA
- a CDS encoding DsrE/DsrF/DrsH-like family protein encodes MEQKAPDLVIILLTGKENAKRLPSAFFLASTAAAEDMNVVVYFTGPATELLKKGVADSIYPMEGGQPLSYFIKLALDNGVQMVACKQSLDLNGMKEEDLAYNFPVMTPTQALPTLGMAGRVLTW; translated from the coding sequence ATGGAGCAAAAAGCACCAGACCTCGTGATAATCCTGCTAACAGGAAAGGAAAACGCCAAAAGGCTACCATCTGCTTTCTTCCTTGCATCCACTGCTGCTGCAGAGGATATGAATGTGGTGGTATACTTCACGGGTCCAGCTACTGAGCTTCTCAAAAAGGGTGTTGCGGACAGCATCTATCCAATGGAAGGCGGACAGCCACTTTCTTACTTTATTAAGCTCGCCCTTGACAACGGTGTGCAGATGGTTGCATGCAAACAGTCCCTTGACCTCAACGGTATGAAAGAGGAAGACTTAGCTTACAATTTCCCAGTGATGACACCCACTCAAGCACTTCCTACCCTTGGAATGGCTGGAAGAGTTCTAACTTGGTAG
- the murA gene encoding UDP-N-acetylglucosamine 1-carboxyvinyltransferase: MRSTTSYTSDYLVIEGGKPLKGKVSISGSKNASLPILIASILTKETCTVENVPDLLDTRTTLELLQHLGAGVKFKDGKVSLYPSSINIHTAPDEVVRRMRASVLVMGPLLARFGRAIVSMPGGCSIGVRSIDQHLKVFERAGANISVRHGYIDMEIKKINPVEYTFEVITVTGTENALMFLSSCEKRSVLRNIALEPEVIDLVEVLRKMGAEIHIEDRTAIVRGSEYLRGFSHRVIPDRIEAGTFMVAGFLTGGDVLLEDIRVEHLGSIIEKLKEAGANVDILSLNSLRVRGGNIIKPLTISTAEYPGFPTDMQAQFMVLCCLADGVSEIRENIFENRFQHVAELQRMGADIHVRDRTAIIRGVKKLYGADVYSTDLRASASLVLAGLVAEGTTVVKDIYHLDRGYERLEEKFKGLGAVIERQPPRKV, translated from the coding sequence ATGAGAAGCACTACATCATATACTTCTGACTATCTTGTGATAGAAGGAGGCAAACCTTTAAAGGGAAAGGTAAGTATCTCTGGATCAAAAAATGCCTCACTGCCCATACTAATAGCAAGTATACTTACTAAGGAGACTTGCACCGTAGAAAATGTGCCTGACCTTCTTGACACGAGAACAACCCTTGAACTTCTTCAACATTTAGGTGCAGGTGTGAAGTTTAAAGATGGAAAGGTAAGCCTCTATCCGAGTTCAATAAATATACACACCGCACCAGATGAAGTGGTAAGACGTATGAGAGCCTCTGTTCTTGTAATGGGACCATTACTTGCAAGGTTTGGAAGGGCGATTGTATCTATGCCTGGAGGTTGTTCCATTGGGGTGAGGTCCATAGACCAGCACCTTAAGGTATTTGAAAGGGCGGGGGCTAACATAAGTGTAAGACATGGCTACATAGATATGGAAATAAAGAAGATAAATCCTGTGGAATACACCTTTGAGGTTATAACGGTAACGGGAACTGAGAATGCTCTTATGTTTCTCAGTAGCTGTGAAAAAAGGAGCGTATTGAGAAACATAGCCTTGGAGCCTGAAGTCATAGACCTTGTGGAAGTGCTCAGAAAAATGGGCGCGGAGATACATATAGAAGACAGGACAGCAATAGTAAGAGGAAGCGAATATCTGAGAGGCTTTAGCCATAGGGTTATACCTGACAGAATAGAAGCAGGGACTTTCATGGTGGCTGGTTTTTTAACGGGTGGAGATGTCTTGCTTGAGGACATAAGGGTGGAACATTTAGGTAGCATAATAGAGAAGCTCAAAGAGGCGGGTGCCAATGTTGATATTCTGAGCCTTAACAGTCTTAGGGTAAGAGGCGGTAACATTATTAAACCTCTCACCATATCCACCGCCGAGTATCCAGGATTTCCCACGGACATGCAAGCCCAGTTTATGGTGCTTTGCTGTCTTGCGGATGGAGTGTCAGAGATAAGGGAAAACATCTTTGAAAACCGCTTTCAGCATGTGGCAGAGCTTCAGAGGATGGGTGCGGACATCCACGTGAGGGATAGGACCGCAATTATAAGAGGGGTCAAAAAGCTCTATGGTGCGGATGTTTATTCTACTGACCTAAGGGCATCTGCCAGTCTCGTGTTAGCAGGGCTCGTAGCAGAAGGAACAACAGTTGTAAAAGATATATACCATCTTGACAGAGGATACGAAAGACTTGAGGAAAAATTTAAGGGTTTGGGAGCTGTCATAGAAAGACAGCCCCCCAGAAAAGTTTAG
- the hemA gene encoding glutamyl-tRNA reductase, with protein sequence MYRIFVWGVNFKTAPVEQRELLACSREDAYYLLPPLKTVKGIREIMLLSTCNRVEVYTVAEDYEPMNRLILELLQLKGVDTRLRKNSFFLEDGLAVAHIFKVASGLESMVVGETQIVNQFKEAYRIAKELQCTGKVLNRLYEKALRTAKRVRTETGISRNAVSVSYVAVELAKRIFGSLAKTKVLLVGAGEMAELSAKYLKKLQAHLFITNRTYERAVELAKELQGHVLRFEELSEHLHEFDIVIVSTGSKRFIIDTPMVKKAIKKRNYKPIFFIDISVPRNVDPEVNEVDEVFLYDIDDLQEVAEKNLKERLKEKEKGEIIVWDEVSKFMKWLEFLKVERYIVSIKRAWRDVEEREPMVRRLIHIAVEEIRKDPSLAEKLVKIFLQEVEDADTERRLPHVYNRAYGT encoded by the coding sequence ATGTATCGCATATTTGTATGGGGCGTAAACTTCAAAACCGCCCCAGTAGAACAGAGGGAGCTTTTGGCTTGTAGCAGGGAGGATGCTTACTATCTTTTACCACCCCTTAAGACCGTAAAGGGTATAAGAGAGATAATGCTTCTTTCTACCTGTAATAGGGTGGAGGTTTACACTGTTGCGGAAGACTACGAGCCTATGAACAGGCTTATTCTTGAGCTTCTTCAGCTCAAAGGTGTGGACACAAGACTTAGGAAAAACTCTTTCTTTTTAGAGGACGGTCTTGCAGTTGCCCATATCTTTAAGGTTGCAAGTGGGCTTGAGTCCATGGTGGTGGGAGAAACGCAGATAGTAAACCAGTTTAAGGAAGCATACAGAATAGCAAAGGAACTCCAATGCACTGGCAAGGTTCTCAATAGACTATACGAGAAGGCTCTCAGAACTGCCAAGAGGGTGCGCACAGAAACAGGCATAAGTAGGAATGCGGTGTCGGTGAGCTATGTGGCTGTAGAGCTTGCCAAGAGAATATTCGGAAGCCTTGCAAAGACAAAGGTTCTCCTTGTGGGTGCTGGTGAAATGGCTGAGCTTTCTGCGAAATATCTTAAAAAACTTCAGGCACACCTTTTTATAACCAACAGAACATACGAAAGAGCGGTGGAATTAGCAAAAGAGCTTCAAGGGCACGTGCTTAGGTTTGAAGAGCTTTCTGAACATCTTCATGAATTTGATATAGTGATAGTCTCTACAGGGAGCAAGAGGTTTATCATAGACACTCCTATGGTCAAAAAGGCGATAAAGAAAAGAAACTACAAACCTATCTTTTTCATAGATATATCTGTTCCCAGAAATGTGGACCCTGAGGTGAATGAGGTTGACGAGGTGTTTCTCTACGATATAGATGACCTACAAGAGGTTGCGGAGAAGAACCTAAAGGAGAGGTTAAAGGAAAAGGAAAAGGGAGAGATAATAGTATGGGACGAGGTGAGTAAGTTCATGAAGTGGTTGGAGTTTCTCAAGGTTGAAAGATACATAGTAAGCATAAAAAGGGCGTGGAGAGACGTGGAAGAAAGAGAACCAATGGTCAGAAGGCTCATTCACATTGCGGTGGAAGAGATAAGAAAAGACCCTTCCCTTGCGGAGAAGTTGGTTAAAATATTCTTGCAGGAGGTGGAAGATGCAGACACAGAGCGAAGGCTACCCCATGTCTATAACAGAGCTTATGGAACTTGA
- a CDS encoding cupin domain-containing protein: MAKILKAEGSFSDFMPVKKAIHVEEGLRCIAFYLKAGQKINLHTSPHRVITIVLHGEGDFFVGSEENRERLRAGEALLYEPNEPHGFQAVEDMAVMAIVV; encoded by the coding sequence ATGGCAAAAATCTTAAAGGCAGAGGGTAGTTTTTCAGATTTTATGCCAGTGAAAAAAGCTATTCATGTAGAGGAAGGCTTAAGGTGTATCGCCTTTTATCTGAAGGCTGGTCAGAAGATAAACTTACACACATCCCCCCACAGGGTTATAACCATCGTCCTACATGGTGAAGGGGACTTTTTTGTGGGTTCAGAAGAAAACAGGGAAAGGCTAAGGGCGGGCGAAGCCCTTCTCTACGAACCCAACGAGCCCCATGGTTTTCAAGCGGTAGAGGACATGGCGGTCATGGCTATTGTAGTGTGA
- a CDS encoding Hsp20/alpha crystallin family protein, protein MRRGLTLWNPFAEIERIRREFDRLLEELVPREEGERVFAPVVDVYETDQELVVKAELPGVKKENVEVSIRDNALHIRGEKKEEKEEKTETYHRVERVYGRFERVVPLPTDVKVESAKAEFKDGVLEIRIPKAESAKEKKIEIT, encoded by the coding sequence ATGAGAAGAGGACTTACACTATGGAACCCATTTGCAGAGATTGAACGCATAAGAAGGGAGTTTGATAGGCTCCTTGAGGAGCTTGTGCCCAGGGAGGAAGGTGAAAGGGTTTTTGCACCTGTTGTGGATGTGTATGAGACAGACCAAGAGCTGGTTGTAAAGGCAGAGCTTCCTGGAGTTAAGAAGGAGAACGTGGAAGTATCCATAAGGGATAACGCCCTGCACATAAGAGGTGAGAAGAAGGAAGAGAAAGAAGAGAAAACGGAAACCTACCATAGGGTTGAAAGAGTATACGGACGGTTCGAAAGGGTTGTACCATTGCCTACGGATGTAAAGGTAGAATCCGCAAAGGCTGAGTTCAAGGATGGCGTGCTTGAAATAAGAATACCAAAAGCTGAGAGTGCAAAGGAGAAAAAGATAGAAATAACCTAA
- a CDS encoding MoaD/ThiS family protein, producing the protein MKLLYFSILKERLKAEFEEIEFSGKVSELRRFLIEKYPELEDIIKVSRFAVNYEYVGEDYELKGEEVVAVIPPVSGG; encoded by the coding sequence ATGAAACTTCTTTACTTTTCTATACTTAAGGAGAGGCTCAAGGCTGAGTTTGAAGAAATTGAGTTTAGTGGGAAGGTGTCGGAACTCCGTAGGTTCTTGATTGAAAAATATCCTGAGCTTGAGGATATCATAAAGGTCTCAAGGTTTGCGGTCAATTACGAGTATGTGGGTGAAGACTACGAGCTAAAGGGAGAGGAAGTGGTGGCGGTCATACCTCCAGTGAGCGGTGGATAA
- a CDS encoding Uma2 family endonuclease: MQVKERVYTYEDVLKGTLPEGLYEIVNGEVVEMAPIGDVHGSYEADFSYYLKSKLRKKGYVLVGEVGILLKKEPLTLRGLDVVYISKEKLPKLKGKALEVPPDLVIEILSPSNTYTEMEEKVQELLDFGVERVLLVDPRLRKAFLHKKGIVEVYSFDEEFELLPELKIKLSEVLEE, from the coding sequence ATGCAGGTAAAGGAGAGGGTATATACCTACGAAGATGTGCTGAAGGGAACTCTTCCAGAAGGGCTTTATGAAATAGTCAACGGTGAGGTGGTAGAAATGGCTCCAATAGGTGATGTTCATGGGTCTTATGAAGCTGATTTTTCCTACTACCTTAAAAGTAAGCTGAGAAAGAAGGGCTATGTGCTTGTAGGTGAAGTGGGCATATTGCTTAAAAAAGAGCCTTTAACACTTAGAGGGCTTGACGTGGTATATATAAGCAAGGAAAAGCTACCAAAACTCAAAGGCAAGGCTCTTGAAGTGCCTCCAGACCTTGTGATAGAGATACTCTCACCTTCAAATACCTACACAGAAATGGAGGAGAAGGTGCAAGAGCTTTTGGACTTTGGCGTGGAAAGGGTTTTGCTCGTAGACCCAAGACTAAGAAAAGCGTTTTTGCATAAAAAAGGCATTGTGGAAGTTTATTCTTTTGACGAGGAGTTTGAGCTTTTGCCAGAGCTTAAAATAAAACTCTCTGAGGTGCTTGAGGAATGA
- a CDS encoding Lrp/AsnC family transcriptional regulator, with amino-acid sequence MQTQSEGYPMSITELMELESEYSIKAYVLIKADPREIPSIMLALSTFEGIKTADVVTGPYDIIVFAEVRNQDELGRLVISKIHSLEGVKEALTCVVVRI; translated from the coding sequence ATGCAGACACAGAGCGAAGGCTACCCCATGTCTATAACAGAGCTTATGGAACTTGAGAGCGAATATTCCATAAAGGCTTACGTGCTTATAAAAGCAGACCCAAGAGAAATTCCTTCCATAATGCTTGCTTTGTCAACCTTTGAAGGCATAAAAACTGCGGATGTAGTAACAGGTCCCTATGACATAATCGTCTTTGCAGAGGTAAGGAATCAGGATGAACTCGGTAGGCTCGTAATAAGCAAAATACATTCCTTGGAGGGAGTAAAGGAAGCCCTTACCTGTGTGGTGGTAAGGATATGA